A segment of the Yersinia rochesterensis genome:
ATCAGTCATCAGGAAACCGGTGAACAAAAGCGCCTGGGCGAATATCAAGTTAAGCTGCTAAGTGTGCTACTGCAACATTCCGGACAAATTCTCTCGCGGGATGAACTGACCAATTTAGTCTGGAAACGCCGAGTTATTGGTAATAATAGTTTGCCGAATGCCGTCCACACTTTGCGTGTTGCTTTGGGGGATGATAAAAAGCAGCAGCGTATTATTCAAACCATCCCTAAAATCGGTTATTTATTAGACGCGACTTACTGTGAAATTATTGAAGAAGATGAAGCCCCCCCTGCGTTAAGTGATGTTGAAATCGCTGATGACCCATTAATGGTTAATCACAATCTTTCCGAGAATGCCGATCAAACCTTACTTAAGACTGTGGCAGAAAATCGTGAAACGCCGCAAGAAATGAATAATTCATCAGCAGAGGGTGCCGGTTTATCTCATCATCAGCTCTTAAGTACGGATAGCGAATCACCAGAAAAAATCGCCACTGAGTTACCACTGGTTTCCCCTCCGGTTGCAATACTGACAACAAATTCTACCCAGCCCCCCGGAACAGCAAAAAAAACTAAAAAGCTATTCGGTTTACTGGCGATTATCACTATTGGCTGCTGCATAGCACTCTATTTAACCTTTCAAGGGCAGAGTGCCGCAACTTATCAAGCAACAGAACAAGAGCAAGGAACTTATAGCAATATCAGGATGTTTCAGATTGATGACAGCCGTTTTGATAAGCAAAATGCCGACAATCTGTATATCCGGCTAAAAGATACGCTGTATAGAATCGATAAAGACCTTAAAATTAAAGATGCACATTTGACTATTTATTACCATATATCCCTGCGGCGGCTGGATTACACTATTTCAGTTGAAACGCAATGTGATAAAAAACAGCTTAATATGACGATTTACCATTGGCGGCAAGACGACAATTTGTTGAATAACGTCATCTATGATGAAACTGAGAGAAAAATAAATGAAATTCCTGCCTGCTAAAATTAGCCCTATTTTGCTGATATGTGGTGTGTCATTTACTGCATTGGCGCTCACACACAGCGATGATATCTCTATGACTCCTCATAGCGAGATGCAAATGGGGTTCTATGACCTGTTATCTCATAAAAAAGAGATCTACGATGTCCGTATTACATCAACCCATGGCGCAGTGATCAGTACAATAACCAACCCAAATGACAATAGATTTATTTTTAAGGGAAAATTCACCGTAGAAGCGGCTAAAAACCAACAAGTTAACTTCAAATATACGCCAATATTCTATAACAACCCGACATCAGGGCGCATGATTGATGGTTTTATGGACTATATGACCCATAACAATATTTTTATGACACCGATGACAGTAGCCGGTCAGCCATTGCTTTACGGATTGAGTGGAATATTTCTGGATGAAAGTAATATGACAAAGGGGAAAGATTAATTTCCCCTATATCCGTCATACTTTAAGCCGCATGTATGTTGGCTACTATTGTTAAATAAAAATTATTTTACAAATAAGTTTTTGACAATGGCACTATGAAGATAGCCTTGACCACTATGTGATAGTGTTGCATAAGATGGGCGCTCGGAAAATTGTTTGTGTGCCAATCGCTCCGCAATAGATATTGCACTGTTAGGTTGGATAATACCGGCCATTCCTGCCACCCGTTCACGAGCATTATTCTTGAATTTATTCAGTTGGCGCAATTCGCCAGTAATATGTGTTAATGTCTGTTGTAGATCTTCAATGTATTCTTTAGCTATAAACGGCTGACCGATAATCTCTTTTACCTTATCCGCCAATACACTCTCGGCCTGTAATTCAACAGATTGGAATTTGTCTGCTGGATAATGCGAACCTTCTCCGCGCACAGTCAAATTCTGGCTTAATCGTTGCCAGTGTTTCTCATCAGTCTGGAATGCCAATTGGCCGTCATTATCAAGTTTACCGTGAATACCCAAGCGCCCTAACCCTTTATTGAGTTGCAGTATTTTGTGTTTAGCTGAACTTTGCCCAATAAGTTTGACCGCTACAACACTATTGGCAGCATCGGCTAATGAAAACAACAAAGTCTCATCCTCTGACGCCAGCAACAGCTTATTGGCCTCCTTAAAGGTAAAATTAACTTTAGGGTTTTCTTCTAAGGATATATTGAGCTGTCGATCAATTGTATTACCTGAGGCAATTTCTCTTTGTTCCAACCACGATAACAATTTCAGCGACTGCTGCTTAATTGCCTTTGGGTTATGGCTGATAGCCTGTTGAAGCTCTGACAATTGACGTTCTGTCGCTAATAAATAGTGATCCGCCTGCTGCAAACTGGTTAATTGGCTATTAAGTTGCACGTTGTAACGCAAAGGTTCTGTCGAAAGATAGCCAGACTCTGGAAAGGCAGCCGGCGTTACCCGCGGCTTTAGCGGCTTTATCTGCTGAGATTGTTCAACGCCAATGCGTTTATTAACGGTTAGCCCGGTGGCAATGCCGGGGCTAACACTGGAGGATCTTACTTGCATAAATTTCTAGCCTAAATATAGTTAAAAAGGGATAACTGACTTATTTTTGCCTGCATACTATGGGCAATTTTTGTTGATAAAAAATTACTCTGCATAGCAGCATTGACCTTCAATAGGTCAATTCCCGCTAAATCCTTTTCCAGATTAGCATTCACAATTTCAACGTCATCATGAAGATTAGACAAATGATCAAGACGATTTTGTTTAGCCCCCAACTCAGTGACCATCCCACCAATTTTTTTAGCTGCCATTTCGATAGCCGCCAGGTTATTACTAATTTCTTGGTTATAAGTAATCGGTGTAATACTCGAATCAATCATTTTATTGGCTAATTTTTTTAAATTAGTCAATATTTCTAAATTATTCGATGATGTTGAAAGCGCGCTACTTAGATCAGTATTTTCTTGTAAGGTAATGCCATTACCGACTACTGCATCACGCCGCTCATTGTTACCCTTAAAAGTATATGTTTGTGTGGCATTATCATATTCAACAGGTTTAATATTACTTTTAGTTCCAGAAAATAAATAATTACCTTCGGAGTTTTTAGTATTGAGACCAGACATTATCCCATCTAGTAACAGATTTATTTCTCGGCCAAAGGTTGCAGACTCTGTAGCAGAATGATTACCATTTTTAGCGGCCAGCATTTTATCACGCACCACGAGTAATTGGTTGTCCAGTGAGTTTAAACTAGCCTCTTGTACAGAATAGTTCCCCGACAAACGGACGACATTGGTTTTATATTGGCTGACATCTGATTTTGAGTTTTCTAATTGAACCAATTGCATACTGGCAACAGGGTCATCTGATATATTATTGACTCGTTTACCGCTGGTTAGTTGCCCATCTAGTTTTGCATATTCAACCGTACGATTTGCTATATTGTCCATCATTATCCTGGACATGCTGGCATTAGTGATTCTCATTATTTACCTCTATTTTTAAATCCATATTTTATATATTCAGCGCATGAGTGCCAGAAAGTCAGAGAAAAGCTGCTCACCAATAGAAATAACTTTCATATTAGCCCGATACGCTTTGCTGTACTCTAAAATATTATTTCCTTCTTCGTCGCTATCGACACTACTTAGACTATCCCGATTTAATCTTACGCTACTGAGTACATTTTCAGTCTGTGTGATTAACTGCTGATTATTGCTACTGGCAAAGGCAACCTTTCCAACCAATGCCGTACCGGCATCTGACAAACTGGTTGGCCCGATACCAGAAATAGTGACAGCCTTATCTTTTAATGCTAATAATGCATGTAAGTTAGTCGCATTTCCTACGTTACTTGCATTATCCGAAAAACCTAATTCGCTCGGCTTAATATCAGTAACAGATAACATTCCAGTCGGATTGGAAGCATCAAATGAAAATAATGCAGCACCGGCTGTACCGCCTAAATCATAGCCCGCGGCTAACTGGGTATTAACCTCAGTGGTTAATAACTGCGCCATTCCTTGTACAATATTTTCAGTCTCTTTTAATAAACCTTGTTCATAGTTATTAATCGAGCCAAGGCTGGCACCACAAGACATATTTATTTCCGCACTATTACCAGCAAAATGGATATCTATCTGTGGCTGT
Coding sequences within it:
- a CDS encoding winged helix-turn-helix domain-containing protein; this encodes MKKCQYIVNKWSIDLSSGFISHQETGEQKRLGEYQVKLLSVLLQHSGQILSRDELTNLVWKRRVIGNNSLPNAVHTLRVALGDDKKQQRIIQTIPKIGYLLDATYCEIIEEDEAPPALSDVEIADDPLMVNHNLSENADQTLLKTVAENRETPQEMNNSSAEGAGLSHHQLLSTDSESPEKIATELPLVSPPVAILTTNSTQPPGTAKKTKKLFGLLAIITIGCCIALYLTFQGQSAATYQATEQEQGTYSNIRMFQIDDSRFDKQNADNLYIRLKDTLYRIDKDLKIKDAHLTIYYHISLRRLDYTISVETQCDKKQLNMTIYHWRQDDNLLNNVIYDETERKINEIPAC
- a CDS encoding flagellin; its protein translation is MRITNASMSRIMMDNIANRTVEYAKLDGQLTSGKRVNNISDDPVASMQLVQLENSKSDVSQYKTNVVRLSGNYSVQEASLNSLDNQLLVVRDKMLAAKNGNHSATESATFGREINLLLDGIMSGLNTKNSEGNYLFSGTKSNIKPVEYDNATQTYTFKGNNERRDAVVGNGITLQENTDLSSALSTSSNNLEILTNLKKLANKMIDSSITPITYNQEISNNLAAIEMAAKKIGGMVTELGAKQNRLDHLSNLHDDVEIVNANLEKDLAGIDLLKVNAAMQSNFLSTKIAHSMQAKISQLSLFNYI